A window of the Thiomicrospira microaerophila genome harbors these coding sequences:
- a CDS encoding helix-turn-helix transcriptional regulator, with the protein MTTLLRAKQTQAATGLSRSHLYNLVSKGLFPKPVKLSEKSVAWIEAEVQAWIDSRIAERDNVEGSK; encoded by the coding sequence ATGACCACTTTATTGAGAGCAAAACAAACCCAAGCCGCTACAGGCTTAAGCCGTTCACACCTTTACAACCTTGTTTCAAAAGGTTTATTCCCCAAGCCCGTTAAATTATCAGAAAAAAGCGTCGCATGGATTGAAGCCGAGGTTCAAGCGTGGATTGATTCGCGTATTGCGGAACGTGACAACGTGGAGGGCTCAAAATGA
- a CDS encoding AAA family ATPase, with amino-acid sequence MGNLNFKAISPDVGRLLLGEPNERLSSGKELRFGTNGSLSLSLTDGAYFDFEDNQGGGLLDLIKRETNCNPMQWLIDGGFISDTRHNEGVTFEFTDLTAPVNSEGSKQDREHLYTNEHGEPLYRVQVRYAGDGKKAVYLNRFDAEKGVFVKDMEGVNYAPYNLPELIARPNDPVYICEGEKDCDNLKALGLLASCNVAGALKWDNQAEHLNPHFKGRDVVIFCDNDEVGIKHGYMVADSLLSLANTVKLIDLSKYWAGMPPKADISDALAAGATLAEVLAMVSNAPFYGSKEKDFLADTAINESWFDSEPPPRPTIIDGLLPKGITAILGGAGGLGKSALALQMAASVAAGYPFLGRNVYKGKVLFLSAEDDRTEIQRRLFKFVEINSIDCEFGDIEPIDRQALVNNLLIKDLAGDGLLLTRTVEGVAVVSPDVDKIEQSIKRLDDLRLIIVDTYSRLNGGKENSNEDAATFVKACERLSKSTGATVLILAHVTKGAAGVDGIAGGKRFTDSARLAMVIKGRFANKTSDEIGGIMQKLGEPLENFSRYIRLTVEKDNYCGNLGRFFDLRRIEHSATLEQCDDPLKHLNQQEGGLMGEKELKQAARNAAIREGLKILIDERNRAGDIITRNSIRNNYAGTNGRLSVSWSVIAPVLQDMLDDETLRGQPIQPKGEALYVVGGIAPPIDLEGSKEKAA; translated from the coding sequence ATGGGTAATCTTAACTTTAAAGCCATATCGCCCGATGTAGGGCGTTTACTACTAGGCGAACCGAACGAACGGCTTTCAAGCGGTAAAGAGTTGCGATTTGGTACTAATGGCAGTTTATCTTTGAGCCTTACAGATGGCGCTTATTTTGATTTTGAAGATAATCAAGGGGGCGGATTGCTTGACTTGATTAAACGAGAAACCAACTGCAACCCGATGCAATGGCTTATTGATGGCGGCTTTATTAGTGACACCCGCCATAATGAGGGCGTTACGTTTGAGTTTACCGACCTAACCGCCCCCGTTAATAGTGAGGGCTCAAAACAAGACCGTGAGCACCTTTATACAAATGAGCATGGCGAACCTTTATACCGCGTTCAAGTACGTTATGCGGGTGATGGTAAAAAGGCGGTTTACCTTAATCGGTTTGATGCTGAAAAAGGCGTGTTTGTTAAGGACATGGAGGGCGTTAATTATGCCCCTTATAACTTGCCCGAACTAATCGCCCGACCTAATGACCCCGTTTATATTTGCGAGGGTGAAAAGGATTGTGACAACCTAAAGGCGCTAGGCTTGCTGGCTTCCTGCAACGTCGCTGGGGCGCTTAAATGGGATAACCAAGCCGAACACCTAAACCCGCATTTTAAAGGGCGTGACGTTGTTATATTTTGCGATAACGACGAAGTAGGCATTAAGCACGGCTATATGGTTGCCGATTCTCTTTTGAGCCTTGCTAATACCGTTAAGCTAATCGACCTAAGTAAGTATTGGGCGGGTATGCCACCCAAGGCAGACATTAGCGACGCTTTAGCGGCTGGGGCTACCTTAGCCGAGGTTTTGGCAATGGTGAGCAATGCGCCCTTTTATGGCTCAAAAGAAAAGGATTTTCTAGCCGATACCGCCATAAATGAAAGCTGGTTTGACAGCGAGCCACCACCCCGACCGACCATTATTGATGGGCTACTTCCAAAAGGGATAACCGCTATTCTAGGGGGCGCGGGTGGATTGGGTAAAAGCGCTTTAGCTTTACAGATGGCGGCTAGTGTTGCGGCTGGTTATCCGTTCTTAGGGCGGAATGTTTACAAAGGCAAGGTTTTATTTTTGTCGGCTGAAGATGACCGAACCGAGATACAAAGGCGTTTATTTAAGTTTGTCGAAATCAATTCTATTGATTGTGAATTTGGGGATATTGAGCCCATTGACCGACAGGCGCTAGTTAATAACCTTTTGATTAAAGACCTTGCAGGTGATGGCTTGCTATTAACTCGAACCGTTGAAGGCGTGGCGGTTGTTTCGCCCGATGTTGATAAGATTGAGCAATCAATTAAAAGGCTTGATGATTTGCGCTTGATTATTGTTGATACCTACTCCCGTTTGAATGGCGGTAAAGAAAACAGCAACGAAGATGCCGCGACGTTCGTTAAGGCTTGCGAGCGCTTATCTAAATCAACAGGCGCAACGGTTTTAATCTTAGCCCATGTGACCAAGGGGGCGGCTGGAGTTGATGGCATAGCAGGCGGTAAACGCTTCACAGATAGCGCAAGGCTGGCAATGGTTATCAAGGGGCGGTTTGCTAATAAGACATCCGACGAAATAGGCGGGATAATGCAAAAGCTAGGCGAACCCCTAGAGAACTTTAGCCGTTATATTCGCTTAACCGTTGAAAAAGACAACTATTGCGGCAATCTAGGGCGGTTCTTTGATTTGCGACGTATTGAGCACAGCGCAACGCTTGAACAATGCGATGACCCGTTAAAACACCTTAACCAACAAGAAGGCGGCTTGATGGGCGAAAAAGAGTTAAAGCAAGCGGCTAGAAATGCGGCTATTCGTGAGGGCTTAAAAATCCTGATTGATGAACGCAACAGGGCAGGCGACATAATCACCCGCAACAGCATACGGAATAACTACGCTGGAACTAATGGGCGTTTGTCGGTTAGTTGGTCGGTTATAGCGCCCGTATTGCAGGATATGCTAGACGATGAAACCTTGAGAGGTCAGCCGATACAGCCTAAAGGTGAAGCGCTTTATGTTGTTGGAGGTATTGCGCCCCCGATTGACCTTGAGGGCTCAAAAGAAAAAGCCGCCTAA
- a CDS encoding DUF5681 domain-containing protein produces the protein MSETGRKQGKFVKGVSGNPNGRKPKAQSIRDEIEKHRDEIINSLISQCREGSTAACTTLLSRIAPSLKPVGEKVTIQLDSNAPLADQAKAVLSAAGNGDLTTDTATALINSLAGVAKIIETTELLERIENLENAQK, from the coding sequence ATGAGCGAAACAGGTAGAAAACAGGGCAAATTTGTAAAAGGCGTTAGCGGCAATCCGAACGGGCGCAAGCCAAAGGCGCAATCGATCCGCGACGAAATAGAAAAGCACCGTGACGAAATTATCAATAGCCTAATTAGCCAATGCCGTGAGGGTTCAACAGCCGCTTGCACTACTCTTTTGAGCCGCATTGCACCAAGCCTTAAACCTGTAGGCGAAAAAGTGACTATTCAACTCGACAGCAACGCACCGTTAGCCGACCAAGCCAAAGCCGTTTTATCTGCGGCAGGTAATGGCGATTTGACCACCGACACCGCAACAGCCTTAATCAATTCATTAGCAGGCGTGGCTAAGATTATCGAAACAACCGAGTTGCTGGAACGTATCGAAAACCTTGAGAACGCCCAAAAATGA
- a CDS encoding sigma factor-like helix-turn-helix DNA-binding protein, whose protein sequence is MNERPLFDDKGAIFNDVYFEPLPSETMTTFKARIWALWLENQSSAPDAPTHRPQQRISLETSPIDRAEPMSLREVGERLGVTGESIRAIEKKAIAKCQRWLSERGLSFDDLVNY, encoded by the coding sequence ATGAACGAAAGACCGCTATTTGATGACAAAGGCGCAATATTTAACGATGTTTATTTTGAGCCATTGCCTAGCGAAACAATGACCACATTTAAGGCGCGTATTTGGGCGCTATGGCTTGAGAACCAATCATCCGCCCCCGATGCACCGACACACCGACCGCAACAGCGCATAAGTCTTGAAACGTCACCGATTGACAGAGCCGAGCCTATGAGCCTGCGAGAAGTTGGGGAACGGTTAGGCGTAACAGGTGAATCAATACGAGCGATTGAGAAAAAGGCAATAGCAAAATGCCAACGCTGGTTAAGTGAACGCGGTTTGTCGTTCGATGACTTGGTTAATTATTAA
- a CDS encoding methyl-accepting chemotaxis protein, protein MKNNQPITQYEYMVPEGQTLVSKTDLAGTILECNDAFEASSGYSREELIGQPHNMIRHPDVPPAVFADMWSDLKNGIPWSQCVKNRRKDGGFYWVRAHATPIYKQGQIAGYMSVRTTISDAEKRATAQAYQDIAAGRAKIKHGKVYTGLNLQELNLFAHLPPVAQLGLSTGLLAVIPLILNLAMPQLMPAWLLLTLVTLLLTTLIIYGVKLQNTNAFTIRSLRKVAAGEALIDHEYDPCSYSGKMRNVVISGNIASRAAAEESAYQLDQASQLKLALDKLKSNIMMADANFNISYMNENIQAFLKTREAKLKQVLPNFNANKLIGQNIDIFHKNPAHQRQMLKALNQPMTANIEVAGYHFELAVMPIKNRNGVKVATLVEWRDRTQEVQLLENVGKTVALAQQGHLGQRIDVSKLEGLAAQLSESLNQLLDGIQGAMDDVVRVTSAIAAGDLTQTIDNNFEGELGELKDAINASVERLAKVIDVSVYAAEVVDGAAREVSQGSHDLSDRVQEQAAALEQTSATMDQMNSTIQHNTANTQHASEIAQSVQTKAKQGSKVMGQTIEAMQTIQESSHKIADIVSLIDGIAFQTNLLALNAAVEAARAGEHGRGFAVVAGEVRALAQKSAEAAKDIKKLITESVERIDQGTKLADESGSVLKDITDSIDEVTSMIQQVAKATEEQAAGIHQVHQAVTNIDKVTQQNAALVEETAAASESMRDQANNLSREMGFFQTSTNRKKAKKVLPQATSQKASKSAPKTPALPNKTKHSASDEWAEF, encoded by the coding sequence ATGAAAAATAATCAACCCATTACCCAATATGAATATATGGTTCCAGAAGGACAAACGCTTGTTTCCAAGACTGATCTAGCCGGTACCATCTTAGAGTGTAACGATGCGTTCGAAGCGTCCAGTGGTTACAGCCGAGAAGAACTGATTGGCCAACCCCATAACATGATCCGCCATCCAGATGTACCGCCGGCGGTGTTTGCCGATATGTGGTCGGATTTAAAAAATGGTATCCCTTGGTCACAGTGTGTAAAAAATCGTCGAAAAGATGGCGGCTTTTATTGGGTGCGCGCGCACGCCACGCCCATTTACAAACAAGGGCAAATTGCCGGTTACATGTCGGTTAGAACAACCATAAGCGATGCAGAAAAACGCGCTACTGCGCAAGCCTATCAAGATATTGCTGCCGGACGCGCCAAAATTAAACACGGTAAAGTTTATACTGGGTTGAACCTGCAGGAGCTTAACCTGTTTGCTCATTTACCGCCAGTCGCGCAGCTTGGGTTATCAACCGGTTTGCTTGCCGTTATTCCATTAATCCTTAACCTTGCGATGCCGCAGTTGATGCCGGCTTGGTTATTATTAACGCTTGTAACCCTATTGCTTACAACCCTCATCATCTATGGCGTAAAGCTACAAAACACCAATGCATTTACGATTCGTTCTTTGCGTAAGGTCGCGGCGGGAGAGGCTTTAATTGACCATGAATATGATCCTTGTTCCTATTCCGGCAAGATGCGAAATGTGGTGATTTCAGGCAACATTGCCTCACGCGCCGCCGCAGAAGAAAGCGCCTATCAGCTAGATCAAGCCAGCCAGCTCAAACTCGCGCTCGACAAACTCAAAAGCAATATCATGATGGCGGATGCTAATTTCAACATCAGCTACATGAACGAAAATATCCAAGCATTCTTGAAAACCCGCGAAGCCAAACTCAAGCAAGTGCTGCCAAACTTCAATGCCAATAAACTCATTGGTCAAAATATTGACATTTTTCACAAAAACCCCGCACATCAGCGTCAGATGCTCAAGGCACTCAATCAGCCAATGACCGCGAATATTGAAGTCGCCGGTTACCACTTTGAACTGGCTGTCATGCCGATAAAAAACCGTAATGGAGTTAAAGTCGCCACGCTGGTTGAATGGCGTGACCGCACGCAAGAGGTTCAACTGCTTGAAAATGTAGGCAAAACCGTTGCTCTGGCGCAACAAGGCCACTTGGGTCAACGCATTGATGTTAGCAAACTCGAAGGTCTTGCCGCGCAACTCAGTGAATCGCTTAACCAGCTTTTGGATGGCATTCAAGGTGCGATGGATGATGTGGTGCGTGTGACTAGTGCCATTGCCGCCGGTGATTTAACCCAAACGATTGACAACAACTTTGAAGGCGAGCTTGGTGAATTGAAAGACGCGATTAACGCCTCGGTAGAGCGCCTAGCTAAGGTGATTGACGTATCAGTGTATGCCGCTGAGGTAGTCGATGGTGCAGCACGTGAAGTGTCGCAAGGTTCACATGACCTAAGTGATCGTGTGCAAGAACAAGCCGCCGCGTTGGAGCAAACCTCCGCAACCATGGATCAAATGAATTCAACCATTCAACACAACACAGCAAACACACAACATGCCTCTGAAATTGCGCAAAGTGTACAAACCAAAGCCAAGCAGGGTTCTAAAGTGATGGGTCAAACCATCGAGGCCATGCAAACTATTCAAGAATCCAGCCATAAAATTGCGGATATTGTTAGCTTGATTGATGGTATCGCGTTCCAAACGAATCTACTGGCGTTGAACGCCGCCGTTGAAGCCGCGCGTGCCGGAGAGCATGGCCGCGGGTTCGCGGTCGTCGCCGGTGAAGTGCGTGCTTTGGCACAAAAATCAGCCGAGGCCGCGAAGGACATCAAAAAATTGATTACCGAAAGCGTAGAGCGGATTGATCAAGGCACCAAATTGGCGGATGAATCCGGTAGCGTACTTAAAGACATTACCGATTCTATTGATGAAGTGACCAGTATGATTCAACAGGTTGCCAAGGCCACCGAGGAACAAGCCGCCGGTATTCACCAAGTCCACCAAGCCGTGACCAATATCGACAAGGTGACACAACAAAATGCTGCGTTGGTAGAAGAAACTGCGGCGGCGTCTGAAAGCATGCGCGACCAAGCGAACAACCTCAGCCGTGAAATGGGTTTTTTTCAAACCAGCACAAATCGTAAAAAAGCCAAGAAAGTTTTGCCGCAAGCCACTAGCCAAAAAGCCAGCAAGTCCGCCCCTAAAACACCTGCCTTGCCAAATAAAACCAAACACTCCGCATCAGACGAATGGGCTGAGTTTTAA
- a CDS encoding chemotaxis protein CheV, translating into MDLNTIDKTANLSKNNAMSLMVFKLVSEHDTQFGAHPYYAMNIFKIKEVLNASEYAITRTTINSADFYKGVIAVRGEYINVYDTAKWFGHAALNPDDRSVILICEVNHQIIGLLVAYIHGVTEKDWKELQSADENAQKIVSQTRVEDELCLIMDVEQMIAEISGTDLEKESKVESLGQQYEKIILFADDQASIRGYVKAVLENLNIKHEIYNDGSGIINFLEQPENRAKVGLIITDLEMPNVSGHTVIRTIKEKMGLTIPIIVHSSMTVGDSVRQAKQLGADGFIGKIDTAQIVETIKKYFKS; encoded by the coding sequence ATGGATCTTAATACGATAGACAAAACCGCTAACCTGAGTAAAAACAATGCCATGAGTTTGATGGTTTTTAAATTGGTGAGCGAGCATGACACTCAGTTTGGTGCCCATCCTTATTATGCGATGAATATTTTTAAAATTAAAGAGGTACTGAATGCCTCTGAATATGCCATCACCAGAACTACCATAAACAGCGCTGATTTCTATAAAGGAGTCATCGCTGTTCGGGGTGAATATATTAATGTTTACGATACGGCTAAATGGTTTGGGCACGCCGCGCTAAATCCTGATGACCGCAGTGTAATTCTCATTTGTGAAGTTAATCACCAAATCATTGGCTTATTAGTTGCCTATATTCATGGCGTAACCGAAAAGGACTGGAAAGAACTTCAAAGTGCCGATGAAAATGCACAAAAAATCGTTTCGCAAACACGCGTCGAAGACGAACTTTGTTTGATTATGGATGTCGAGCAAATGATTGCAGAAATCAGCGGTACTGATTTGGAAAAAGAGTCCAAGGTTGAGTCACTAGGACAGCAATACGAGAAGATTATTTTGTTTGCAGATGATCAAGCTAGTATTCGTGGTTATGTTAAAGCGGTGCTTGAAAACCTAAATATTAAACATGAAATTTATAACGATGGTTCAGGGATCATTAACTTTTTAGAACAACCAGAAAATAGAGCAAAAGTCGGGTTAATCATAACTGATCTTGAAATGCCTAATGTATCGGGACATACAGTGATTCGTACGATCAAAGAAAAAATGGGTTTAACGATTCCGATTATTGTGCATTCATCAATGACTGTTGGGGATTCTGTGCGTCAAGCAAAACAACTAGGTGCTGATGGATTTATAGGAAAAATTGATACAGCTCAAATTGTTGAGACGATTAAAAAATACTTTAAATCTTAG
- a CDS encoding ATP-binding protein → MLLPKVADIASPNVVTIDENRSIQEAVHLMAECRLRAVIVKGDLGFRILTTRELIQFRLQNTAFDQCLRGVVLNKVPIVSPQTNVLNAFELLRRHPDGYLCLLDAKQHLAGIVSATDLASCLNAQSFAKTTRLADVMHNLRYVKVRSTESLSEVFHALSVNHQTAAVVFDKLDAVGLITQSDLIRWFDQGGDMAVTAQQLMSTPLKTLDGNLSLVQALDAMRTLGVKRLVVKRSQDNETLGLLHQKDLISLFFQDWAQHKSNEAQRLKYLTKNIPGMIYELTLSPEGDMAFPFASEAIIDLFDVMPVEVTEDASVLFDRIHPEDKYCLEQSIAKSAKTQESWSEEFRIILPSGLVRWLYGQSTPSILEDGTILWHGFVHDITYQKELQLQTERQNQLLQSIWQANQTFMLTQSIEQTSDVLLNEILNYTQSEYGFIGEVLKDGSGQPYLKTFAMTNVAWNDESRALFDQLAGRGMEFRNLNNLFGYAMLHQQVVISNDPVNDPRAGGLPPGHPDLNAFMGIPVFYAEEMIGFFGIANAPGGYSEQIAQQISVFSQNFSSLIFAKRLQQTQAKLHEELKIERDKADAANKAKSEFLANMSHEIRTPMNGILGLSELGMKQQNPGKLRDKLAKVHYSGRLLLSIINDILDFSKIEAGKMELDPHPFYLKTLVDNLYSLFVNNAKQKGLKLVMDTDSVDDLCLHTDEMRLRQVLNNLVTNAIKFTEQGEVRLSIERHDDEQQLRFSIRDTGIGMTQKQAEKLFRAFTQADTSITRKHGGTGLGLVISERLVELMGGDKIQLQTKLGQGSTFSFSLPMQICTDEQLQQAQQLISAFDQVRHQGKVLLVEDNEINQEVASEQLRQCGLDVCLAENGQIAVEKAQQQVFDLILMDIQMPVMDGYQACQAIRQFNPTIPIIALTAAAMIEDRDKALSVGMNAHLSKPINSSELGRVLGQYLTATKMIGEENAQVNNIPINPQYQDLLRQEDPHMLDIQAGLNQLAGNESLYKKLLTKFANQIETEYIAVLAMLHALTTDDSKSAFEPVQQLNHALKGVAGNLAAMGLFEISQRIDLKLKARQRPSDEQIEQLARALEETQQEIKLYLASDAALLSAGAIHKKTNPLTTSLDITKAQLQSLQQRIEVCEYIDDQELDQLSQALPDNLQPGWLQMVQALDVFDFERAEQNLKQLIAQFN, encoded by the coding sequence ATGCTGTTACCTAAGGTTGCTGATATTGCCTCGCCGAATGTGGTGACGATTGATGAAAATCGTTCTATTCAAGAAGCGGTGCATTTGATGGCAGAGTGCAGACTACGTGCGGTCATTGTAAAGGGTGACCTGGGGTTTAGAATATTAACCACCCGCGAACTCATTCAATTTCGATTGCAAAATACCGCTTTTGATCAGTGTTTAAGAGGCGTTGTGTTAAATAAGGTGCCTATCGTCTCACCACAAACTAATGTGCTTAACGCTTTTGAACTGCTTCGTCGACATCCTGATGGCTACTTATGTTTGTTAGACGCGAAGCAGCATTTAGCCGGCATTGTGAGTGCCACAGATCTGGCGTCGTGTTTAAATGCGCAGAGTTTTGCGAAGACAACTCGTCTCGCTGATGTAATGCATAATTTGCGTTACGTGAAAGTACGTTCAACAGAAAGCTTGTCTGAAGTTTTTCATGCGTTGAGTGTTAACCATCAAACCGCCGCCGTGGTTTTTGATAAGCTGGATGCCGTAGGTCTTATAACTCAATCTGACTTAATTCGATGGTTTGATCAAGGTGGTGATATGGCTGTCACGGCTCAGCAGCTTATGTCGACTCCGTTGAAAACACTTGATGGCAATTTAAGCTTGGTTCAAGCATTGGATGCGATGCGCACACTGGGTGTAAAGCGACTTGTGGTAAAACGTAGCCAAGACAACGAAACCCTGGGTTTACTGCATCAAAAAGATCTGATCAGTTTGTTTTTTCAAGACTGGGCACAACATAAGTCTAACGAAGCCCAACGATTAAAGTATCTCACTAAGAATATCCCCGGGATGATTTACGAACTCACCCTGTCACCGGAGGGTGATATGGCGTTTCCGTTTGCGAGCGAGGCAATTATTGATTTATTTGATGTGATGCCTGTTGAAGTAACGGAGGATGCGTCTGTTTTATTTGATAGGATTCATCCTGAGGATAAATACTGTCTTGAGCAATCTATCGCTAAATCCGCAAAAACACAAGAGTCTTGGTCAGAAGAGTTCCGTATTATATTACCTAGTGGTTTAGTTCGATGGTTATATGGTCAGTCAACTCCAAGTATTCTAGAGGATGGCACGATTCTATGGCATGGTTTTGTGCATGACATTACTTATCAAAAAGAATTACAGCTACAAACTGAGCGCCAAAATCAATTGTTACAGTCCATTTGGCAAGCTAACCAAACCTTTATGTTGACGCAATCTATAGAACAAACCTCGGATGTGTTACTAAACGAAATTCTGAATTACACTCAAAGTGAATATGGGTTTATCGGCGAAGTTTTAAAAGACGGCAGTGGGCAGCCTTATCTTAAAACCTTTGCGATGACGAATGTCGCGTGGAATGACGAAAGCCGGGCCTTGTTTGATCAGTTGGCTGGGCGTGGAATGGAATTTCGTAATTTAAATAATTTGTTTGGTTATGCGATGTTGCATCAACAGGTCGTCATCAGCAATGACCCAGTGAATGACCCTCGTGCCGGTGGTTTGCCGCCAGGGCATCCGGATTTAAACGCTTTTATGGGGATTCCGGTTTTTTACGCGGAAGAAATGATAGGTTTTTTCGGTATTGCCAATGCGCCTGGGGGGTATTCAGAGCAAATTGCGCAACAGATTTCAGTATTTAGTCAAAATTTTAGTTCACTGATTTTTGCCAAGCGCTTGCAACAAACCCAAGCCAAATTGCATGAAGAACTCAAGATTGAGCGTGATAAAGCAGATGCTGCGAATAAGGCTAAGTCGGAGTTTTTAGCCAATATGAGTCATGAAATTCGCACCCCAATGAACGGTATTTTAGGGCTAAGTGAATTGGGCATGAAGCAACAAAATCCGGGAAAACTGCGCGATAAACTTGCTAAAGTGCATTATTCCGGTCGGTTGTTATTGAGCATTATCAACGACATTTTGGATTTTTCGAAAATTGAGGCTGGCAAAATGGAGTTGGATCCCCATCCGTTTTATCTAAAAACTCTTGTCGATAATCTTTATAGCCTGTTTGTCAACAATGCTAAACAAAAAGGTTTAAAGCTGGTGATGGACACCGATTCAGTTGACGACTTATGTTTGCATACTGACGAAATGCGTCTGCGTCAAGTATTGAACAACCTTGTTACCAATGCCATCAAGTTTACCGAGCAGGGCGAGGTTAGGTTGAGCATTGAACGCCATGACGATGAACAACAGCTAAGGTTTTCGATTCGTGATACCGGCATTGGCATGACACAGAAGCAGGCCGAAAAGCTGTTTCGAGCCTTCACCCAGGCAGATACCAGTATTACCCGTAAACATGGTGGTACAGGTTTAGGATTGGTTATTAGTGAGCGATTGGTTGAATTGATGGGAGGTGACAAAATTCAACTGCAAACCAAATTGGGTCAGGGATCAACCTTTTCGTTTAGTTTACCGATGCAAATTTGTACGGATGAACAGTTACAACAGGCGCAACAACTCATCAGCGCCTTTGATCAGGTGCGGCATCAGGGGAAGGTCTTACTGGTAGAAGACAATGAAATCAACCAAGAAGTAGCGAGCGAACAACTCAGGCAGTGCGGGTTAGACGTTTGTCTCGCAGAAAACGGCCAAATCGCGGTGGAAAAAGCACAGCAGCAGGTTTTTGATTTGATTTTGATGGATATTCAAATGCCTGTGATGGACGGCTACCAGGCCTGCCAAGCGATTCGTCAATTTAATCCAACCATTCCAATTATAGCCTTAACCGCTGCCGCGATGATTGAAGATCGTGACAAGGCATTAAGTGTTGGTATGAATGCACATTTAAGCAAGCCTATAAATTCATCTGAATTGGGACGTGTACTAGGTCAATATTTAACCGCAACAAAAATGATTGGTGAAGAAAACGCACAGGTCAATAACATACCTATCAATCCACAATATCAAGATTTACTGCGCCAGGAGGATCCCCATATGTTAGACATTCAAGCAGGTCTTAACCAGCTTGCTGGAAATGAGTCGCTTTATAAAAAACTCTTAACCAAGTTCGCCAATCAAATTGAAACAGAATACATTGCAGTCTTGGCTATGTTGCATGCCTTGACGACAGACGATAGTAAATCTGCTTTTGAGCCAGTACAGCAACTCAATCATGCACTCAAAGGCGTGGCAGGAAACTTAGCGGCAATGGGTCTATTTGAAATAAGCCAGCGCATTGATTTAAAACTCAAAGCTCGCCAACGTCCAAGCGATGAACAGATTGAACAATTAGCACGAGCATTAGAGGAAACTCAGCAGGAAATTAAGCTTTATCTCGCTAGTGATGCCGCACTATTATCGGCTGGTGCTATACATAAAAAAACGAATCCTTTAACAACAAGTCTCGATATTACCAAAGCACAGTTGCAAAGTTTGCAGCAACGCATTGAGGTCTGCGAGTATATTGATGATCAAGAACTTGATCAACTGAGCCAGGCGCTACCGGATAATCTACAACCAGGATGGTTGCAAATGGTTCAAGCATTAGATGTATTTGATTTTGAACGTGCTGAACAAAATCTAAAGCAACTTATCGCGCAATTCAACTAA